The Podospora pseudocomata strain CBS 415.72m chromosome 3, whole genome shotgun sequence genome window below encodes:
- the YAT1 gene encoding carnitine O-acetyltransferase yat1 (COG:I; EggNog:ENOG503NUER) yields MPTQVRHFATPRALGETLTLPLEPAESKPQSPPPETPRTIADLPVIPKPRRNTVLKARNYDMGPFREEKTKGGVTYAHQDELPKLPIPALEQTCQRYLSSLKPLQGPREHQDTRNAVQEFLNNEGPELDAKLRAYAEGKTSYIEQFWYDSYLNFDNPVVLNLNPFFLLEDDPTPARNNQVTRAASLIVSALEFVRAVRKEELPPDTVKGTPLCMHQYSRLFGTARVPTEDGCQIEQDPDSKHLIVMCHGQFYWFDVLDDNSDVIMTEKDIAINLQTIVDDAAQIPIQEAAKGALGVLSTENRKVWSGLRDVITREPGSNNADCLSIIDTALFVVCLDYTEPADAAALCQNMLCGTSEIEKGVQIGTCTNRWYDKLQIIVCKNGSAGINFEHTGVDGHTVLRFASDIYTDTILRFARTINGKAPALWSSTSPDPSKRDPESFGDVSTTPHKLEWDMIPELRIAVRFAETRLADLIEQNEFECLDFGAYGKNFITSMGFSPDAFVQMAFQAAYYGLYGRVECTYEPAMTKTFLHGRTEAIRTVSEEAVNFVQTFWADNPAENKIEALRQACQRHTANTRDCSKAQGCDRHLYALFCLWQRMVDDDFGSNGDSTNGYSSPVDGMSDISSSHGRAAEYLIDNGTTPSSAVHAPPAATTNTNGTNGTTNGDDANSSVIRNRTNSASSRHSSRSRSPNGSSHQLPLIFADSGWDKLNTTILSTSNCGNPSLRHFGFGPVSGDGFGIGYIIKDETISICVSSRHRQTKRFVDTLESYLLEIRRILRLTAAQRNGGAGVASKQSRAREVDEMKTKPKLTHKDSATAKAKLRGRLITGGSDLGRKGGFSVNGSVSPTEDSLLGMSEDDELGGYGFFDAGMLLQALKARGESYEGGETKASERATQQAKRRTEIGKRLRLVDY; encoded by the exons ATGCCTACACAAGTCCGTCACTTCGCCACACCAAGAGCTCTCGGTGAGACTCTCACCCTTCCACTTGAGCCGGCTGAGTCGAAACCTCAGTCACCGCCACCGGAAACTCCTCGCACCATCGCAGACCTTCCAGTGATTCCAAAGCCGAGAAGAAACACAGTGCTCAAGGCTCGCAACTACGACATGGGTCCCTTTCGTGAGGAGAAGACCAAGGGAGGAGTCACGTACGCTCATCAGGACGAGTTACCCAAGCTGCCCATCCCAGCCCTCGAGCAGACCTGCCAGAGAtatctctcttctctcaagCCGCTTCAGGGCCCAAGGGAACACCAAGATACCAGGAATGCCGTTCAAGAGTTCCTCAACAATGAAGGACCAGAACTGGACGCAAAGTTGAGGGCGTACGCGGAGGGGAAGACCAGTTATATTGAGCAGTTCT GGTATGATTCATATCTGAACTTCGATAATCCGGTcgttctcaacctcaaccccttcttcctgctcGAGGATGACCCTACACCAGCCCGCAACAATCAGGTGACGCGCGCTGCGTCTTTGATTGTGTCGGCGTTGGAATTTGTTCGAGCTGTCCGCAAGGAGGAGCTCCCACCAGACACCGTCAAGGGGACGCCCCTGTGCATGCACCAGTATTCACGGCTCTTCGGCACCGCCAGAGTGCCCACTGAGGATGGGTGCCAGATTGAGCAGGATCCCGACTCCAAGCATCTCATTGTCATGTGCCATGGCCAATTTTATTGGTTCGATGTCTTGGATGACAACTCTGACGTGATCATGACGGAGAAGGATATCGCCATCAATCTCCAGACCATTGTGGACGATGCGGCACAGATCCCCATTCAAGAGGCCGCGAAGGGCGCCCTCGGTGTCCTCAGCACCGAGAACCGCAAAGTCTGGTCTGGTTTGAGGGATGTCATCACCAGAGAGCCAGGTTCCAACAATGCCGACTGCCTCAGCATCATCGACACAGCTCTCTTCGTGGTCTGCCTGGACTACACAGAGCCTGCCGATGCTGCCGCCCTCTGCCAGAACATGCTTTGCGGCACCAGCGAGATCGAGAAGGGTGTCCAGATTGGCACCTGCACCAACAGGTGGTACGACAAGCTGCAGATCATCGTCTGCAAGAACGGCAGTGCCGGCATCAACTTTGAGCACACTGGTGTCGACGGTCACACAGTTCTTCGCTTTGCCAGTGATATCTACACCGACACCATCCTCCGCTTTGCTCGGACCATCAACGGCAAGGCACCAGCCCTATGGTCATCCACCAGCCCCGACCCCTCGAAGCGTGACCCTGAGAGCTTTGGCGATGTCAGCACCACACCTCACAAGCTCGAATGGGACATGATCCCTGAACTTCGCATCGCTGTCCGCTTTGCCGAGACCAGACTCGCCGATCTCATCGAACAGAACGAGTTTGAGTGCCTGGATTTTGGCGCCTATGGCAAGAACTTCATTACCAGCATGGGCTTTTCTCCCGATGCTTTTGTCCAGATGGCCTTCCAAGCCGCTTACTACGGTCTCTATGGCAGAGTGGAGTGCACGTACGAGCCAGCCATGACCAAGACCTTCCTTCATGGCCGCACTGAAGCCATTCGCACTGTTTCGGAAGAAGCCGTCAACTTTGTCCAGACCTTCTGGGCTGACAACCCGGCCGAGAACAAGATTGAGGCTCTCAGGCAGGCCTGCCAACGTCACACAGCCAACACCCGCGACTGCTCCAAAGCCCAAGGTTGTGATCGTCATTTGTACGCCCTGTTTTGTCTCTGGCAGCGCATGGTTGACGATGACTTTGGCTCCAACGGCGATAGCACCAACGGGTACTCTTCTCCGGTAGATGGCATGTCTGATATCAGCTCTTCCCACGGCAGAGCGGCCGAGTACCTTATCGACAatggcaccaccccctcgtCTGCGGTCCATGCCCCCCCCGCGGCTActaccaacaccaacgggACCAATGGCACGACCAACGGTGACGACGCCAACAGCAGCGTCATCCGCAACAGGACCAATTCCGCCTCATCTAGACACTCCTCCCGTTCCCGCTCGCCTAATGGATCATCTCATCAACTGCCCCTCATTTTTGCTGACTCGGGTTGGGAcaagctcaacaccaccatcctttCCACCTCCAACTGCGGCAACCCATCCCTGCGACACTTTGGCTTCGGCCCGGTGTCGGGAGATGGCTTCGGGATAGGCTATATCATCAAAGACGAGACCATCTCTATTTGTGTCTCCTcccgccatcgccaaaccAAGCGTTTCGTCGATACCCTTGAGTCCTACCTCTTGGAGATCCGCCGGATCCTGCGGTTGACCGCAGCCCAGAGAAATGGAGGGGCGGGGGTTGCCAGCAagcagagcagagccagggaggtggatgagatgAAGACCAAGCCAAAACTTACACACAAAGATTCTGCCACTGCGAAGGCCAAACTCCGGGGACGACTTATCACCGGCGGCAGTGatctggggaggaaggggggtttcAGTGTGAATGGGAGCGTGAGTCCGACGGAGGATAGCCTGTTGGGGAtgagtgaggatgatgagttgGGCGGTT ATGGCTTCTTTGACGCGGGGATGCTGCTTCAGGCGCTCaaggcgaggggggagagcTACGAGGGTGGGGAGACGAAGGCGAGTGAACGGGCGACGCAGCAGGCCAAGAGACGGACGGAGATTGGGAAACGGTTGAGGTTGGTTGATTATTGA
- a CDS encoding hypothetical protein (EggNog:ENOG503PD2A) has translation MSLLWYNRGEEKTRFRLEFQVVHDGLDEGISKQQPTQTFTCFGDLPPEIRLSIWEVLIQPRIVLAACVDNRCKTQKHAQMAKRSTTRSIPVLLHVNRESRALALRHYELTFAWKIPPRLAAPETSVLPAQGDARVWFNFNLDALFLLGELEPYDEFGFSSPMSHFFRKEDTARIKHIACAFEELHLSLYESDSIFGTLFHIIDRCPAAQRLLITTTTEDTETRHLRLPTLDNVVQKLWCAFLNGTTCVNESLANMQILMIAEDGLASFISENR, from the coding sequence ATGTCTCTATTGTGGTATAACCGGGGCGAGGAAAAGACCCGGTTCCGGCTCGAGTTTCAAGTTGTCCACGATGGCCTGGATGAGGGGATttccaaacaacaaccaacccagACTTTCACCTGCTTTGGTGATCTTCCGCCAGAAATCCGACTATCTATCTGGGAAGTCTTGATCCAACCGAGGATCGTTCTGGCAGCATGTGTGGACAACCGGTGCAAGACCCAGAAACACGCCCAGATGGCCAAGCGTTCAACGACACGCTCCATCCCGGTCTTGCTTCATGTAAACCGCGAATCTCGCGCTCTTGCTCTCCGCCACTACGAGCTCACCTTTGCCTGGAAGATTCCGCCGAGATTGGCCGCCCCAGAAACGAGTGTGTTGCCCGCACAGGGTGACGCTCGTGTTTGGTTCAACTTCAACCTGGATGCTTTGTTCCTACTTGGCGAGCTCGAACCTTACGATGAGTTTGGCTTCAGCTCGCCCATGTCTCACTTCTTTCGCAAAGAGGACACCGCCCGCATAAAGCACATTGCCTGTGCCTTTGAGGAGCTACATCTCAGCCTCTACGAGTCCGATTCCATCTTTGGCACTTTGTTTCACATCATCGACCGTTGCCCTGCCGCTCAAcgtctcctcatcaccaccacgactGAAGACACAGAGACGCGCCACTTGAGACTGCCCACTCTTGACAACGTTGTCCAGAAGCTCTGGTGTGCTTTCCTAAACGGCACCACCTGCGTCAACGAGTCTCTGGCCAACATGCAAATCCTCATGATCGCCGAGGATGGTCTCGCTTCGTTCATCAGCGAGAACAGGTAG
- a CDS encoding hypothetical protein (EggNog:ENOG503P3WI): MSHVTPHWPQPSHPTIQQVIYATDDTSFTTKSLSLITLPPFGLFAKLDFPPCTPAPSPTYATVQCGINSHLNLNSDLLYINHSCDPSLIFDTTNLVVMAGPKGLKVGEELTFFYPSTEYAMAQPFDCFCGSSSCKGRISGARDMKPEQLEGVFLNAHIRELLGMNGTKGGQDDETAKALREVVRVAERALDGYLAAKGGAAGKGEEKKMNGVKKVLNGGYANGNGIEIEAEGLRARGTTSRELSGEMGGDTRA; the protein is encoded by the coding sequence ATGTCCCACGTGACCCCCCACTGgccccaaccctcccaccccaccatccaaCAAGTCATCTACGCCACCGACGACACCTCCTTCACAACcaaatccctctccctcatcaccctcccccccttcggCCTCTTCGCCAAGCTAGACTTCCCCCCCtgcacccccgccccctccccaacctatGCTACCGTCCAGTGCGGGATCAActcccacctcaacctcaactcTGACCTCCTCTACATCAACCACTCGTGcgacccctccctcatcttcgacaccaccaacctcgtcgTCATGGCCGGACCAAAAGGGCTCAAAGTCGGGGAGGAACTCACCTTCTTCTACCCCTCGACTGAATACGCCATGGCCCAGCCGTTCGACTGCTTCTGTGGAAGCAGCAGCTGTAAAGGACGGATTAGCGGCGCGAGGGATATGAAGCCTGAGCAGCTGGAGGGTGTGTTTCTCAACGCGCATATTAGGGAGCTGCTGGGGATGAACGGGACAAAGGGGGGTCAAGATGATGAGACCGCAAAGGCGCTGAGGGAGGTTGTCAGGGTTGCCGAGCGGGCTTTGGACGGGTACTTGGCTGCTaagggtggtgctgccggcaagggggaggaaaagaaaatgaaTGGAGTGAAGAAGGTTTTGAACGGGGGTTATGCCAACGGAAACGGGATCGAGATTGAGGctgaggggttgagggccAGGGGAACGACGTCACGGGAGCTGAgcggggagatggggggtgaTACGAGGGCTTag
- a CDS encoding hypothetical protein (COG:S; EggNog:ENOG503P1TD) — protein MSTPSRARALRSTCASTPWTAPAAPTTGRQLQQPSTSPPQPQPQPPSQLPHQSRPLSTTVPAQPAVNFHSHPPLSFPSSADPDQKPPDKDRKVKLGKTLRTLQSHLPTILLSPLPQEILSPSITLHLFPSTHPHLPAVSGRISYIAALLSSPIAWNRLPLVGNVRLEILSERMIKDPHYSSPAFRQTRPKDAFGEQLIVRWRTTGGKQKLGKAKGEKNGWLPWEKDDGGKQGGVDTEYKAPVGTAQGVGSGKEFTGLFIFDFDTEGRIISHTIEHVEQGGQWERGVGAKVVGLTDWLLGGFRGGDGGAPCPAFAGNRGGCFEGSGKGR, from the exons ATGTCTACACCATCAAGAGCTCGAGCTCTGCGATCAACATGtgcatcaacaccatggaCAGCTCCCGCAGCTCCCACAACCGGTAGACAGCTCCAgcaaccctcaacctcaccaccacaaccacaaccacaaccaccatcccaactACCACACCAATCTCGCCCCCTTTCAACAACAGTACCGGCCCAACCCGCAGTAAACTtccactcccaccccccgctatccttcccctcctccgcagaCCCGGACCAAAAACCCCCAGACAAAGACCGCAAAGTCAAGCTCGGCAAAA CCCTAAGAACCCTCcaatcccacctccccaccatcctcctctcccccctcccccaagaaatcctctccccctccataaCCCTgcacctcttcccctccacccacccccacctccccgccgtcTCAGGCCGAATCTCCTACATCGCCGCCCTCTTGTCGTCACCAATAGCATGGAACCGCCTCCCCCTCGTCGGCAACGTCCGCTTGGAAATCCTTTCGGAACGAATGATCAAAGACCCTCACTACTCCTCCCCCGCGTTCCGACAGACGAGACCGAAGGATGCTTTTGGGGAGCAGCTGATTGTTAGGTGGAGGACCACGGGGGGAAAGCAAAAGTTGGGAAAGgcaaagggggagaagaatgGGTGGTTGCCTTGGGAGAAAGATGACGGAGGGAAGCAAGGGGGGGTAGACACGGAATATAAAGCCCCGGTGGGGACGGCGCAGGGGGTGGGTAGTGGCAAAGAGTTTACCGGGTTGTTTATTTTTGATTTTGACACGGAGGGGAGGATAATCAGTCATACTATCGAGCATGTTGAGCAGGGGGGgcagtgggagaggggggtgggggctAAGGTGGTAGGGTTGACGgattggttgttgggggggtttagagggggggacgggggggcGCCTTGTCCTGCTTTTGCGGGGAAtagggggggttgttttgaggggagtgggaaggggaggtga